In Blautia wexlerae DSM 19850, a single window of DNA contains:
- a CDS encoding HlyD family efflux transporter periplasmic adaptor subunit produces the protein MKKIKLIKILAGFFALMLLFTFLSRAADSVNVAQVETKTAQNQVITHEVTGTGKVMGTRERAVFTQEGQKVEQVYVQEGQNVKKGDALLKFSVKYLKKTIKEKQDAIDVLQGKINDLISAESVNQQKRNNEFSDAQENYNSAVSSGNYSVQAAQNEAAIARQKLQDYYAQRDAAQNDVQDKIPDEEKFSDSSEFDDPGNTDDFGNTDDPENSDDSGNTDRTDGEGNKNTSGNGDNSNAQDNSQEQALIDDIRAKEEAVNEAMLSRRRELQSAEQAIRDTQIGDASDSTLENTQAELETAQKDLETLQKVLARKGKVKAPCDGVIKSLSAVTGSQTGAEAAVVLYESKGTFRFQAEVSKDDLKYIKSGGEVILKGADEKEITGAKVESVKEDSSNENQYILSVQVPEGTLSIGDTAEFTISQDAGPFNVCVPLSALYEENGRYYVYVTDTQNTVLGEVLVARKTYVNVKDKNSSTAALENGDLSSDQKIVTSSDREISSGSRIRLLEE, from the coding sequence ATGAAGAAAATAAAACTGATAAAAATTCTGGCAGGATTTTTTGCCCTGATGCTTTTGTTTACTTTTCTGTCCAGGGCGGCAGATTCGGTGAATGTAGCACAGGTAGAGACAAAAACAGCTCAGAATCAGGTGATCACGCATGAGGTGACCGGCACAGGTAAAGTGATGGGAACCAGAGAACGGGCAGTTTTTACCCAGGAGGGACAGAAGGTGGAGCAGGTTTATGTGCAGGAAGGACAGAATGTGAAAAAAGGGGATGCGCTGCTGAAGTTTTCTGTAAAATATCTAAAAAAAACCATAAAGGAAAAACAGGATGCCATAGATGTTCTGCAGGGGAAGATCAATGATCTGATCAGTGCAGAATCTGTGAATCAGCAGAAGAGAAATAATGAGTTTTCAGATGCACAGGAAAATTATAACAGTGCGGTTTCCAGCGGAAATTACAGTGTGCAGGCGGCACAGAATGAGGCAGCCATAGCCAGACAGAAGCTTCAGGATTATTACGCACAGCGGGATGCGGCGCAGAATGACGTACAGGATAAGATACCGGATGAGGAGAAGTTCAGTGATTCCAGCGAGTTTGATGATCCGGGAAATACAGACGATTTCGGGAATACAGATGATCCGGAGAACTCCGATGATTCCGGAAATACGGATCGCACAGATGGCGAAGGGAATAAAAATACATCAGGAAACGGCGACAATTCGAATGCGCAGGACAATTCTCAGGAGCAGGCATTGATTGATGATATCCGGGCGAAAGAGGAGGCGGTCAATGAAGCCATGCTCAGCCGCAGAAGAGAACTTCAGTCAGCAGAGCAGGCAATCCGGGATACGCAGATCGGTGATGCTTCGGATTCCACGCTGGAGAATACGCAGGCGGAACTTGAGACTGCGCAGAAAGATCTGGAAACGTTGCAGAAAGTGCTGGCACGAAAGGGAAAAGTGAAAGCACCCTGTGATGGTGTGATAAAGAGTCTGAGTGCAGTGACAGGAAGCCAGACAGGAGCGGAAGCTGCGGTTGTCCTTTATGAATCCAAAGGAACCTTTCGGTTTCAGGCAGAGGTCAGCAAAGATGATCTGAAATACATAAAGAGTGGCGGAGAGGTAATTTTAAAAGGTGCGGATGAAAAAGAGATTACAGGAGCGAAAGTGGAGTCTGTGAAAGAGGACAGCAGTAATGAAAATCAGTACATTCTTTCTGTACAGGTACCGGAGGGAACTCTTTCCATAGGAGATACTGCGGAATTTACAATTTCTCAGGATGCAGGTCCTTTTAATGTCTGTGTTCCGCTGAGCGCATTGTATGAGGAAAATGGCAGATACTATGTTTATGTGACAGATACACAGAACACCGTCCTGGGTGAGGTACTGGTAGCGCGAAAAACGTATGTGAATGTGAAAGATAAAAATTCTTCCACTGCTGCGCTGGAGAACGGGGATTTATCAAGTGACCAGAAAATCGTGACTTCCAGTGACAGAGAGATCAGCAGCGGCAGCCGGATCAGGCTGCTGGAGGAATGA
- a CDS encoding carbohydrate ABC transporter permease: protein MRKVMQIFRIRKIGSLLLVLLALVAVFPVFFSVTGSLMGQKELNDLLGAVLTADSGSASGQAVSYVFWRVLPLYPTLRSYVKVLLDSPEFFVMFWNSVKITVGVLAGQILVGVPAAWGFARYRFPGKNLLFMIYVALMMMPFQVMMLSNYLVLDQMKLLDHLWGIILPAAFSTFPVFIMYRFFESIPEALMESARLDGAGELLIFIRIGIPLGSAGIISALVLGFLEYWNLIEQPMAFLKTKSLWPLSLYLPQIDISQTGKAFAVSVLVLIPAVIVFLAGQDYLEQGIISTAIKE from the coding sequence ATGAGAAAAGTTATGCAGATATTCCGTATCAGGAAGATAGGAAGCCTGCTCCTTGTACTCCTTGCACTGGTGGCAGTATTTCCGGTATTTTTTTCAGTTACAGGATCACTGATGGGGCAGAAGGAATTAAATGATCTTCTGGGGGCGGTACTGACAGCAGACAGTGGATCTGCTTCCGGTCAGGCAGTCAGTTATGTATTCTGGAGAGTACTTCCGCTTTATCCGACGCTGAGATCCTATGTGAAAGTCCTGCTGGATTCTCCGGAGTTTTTTGTGATGTTCTGGAATTCCGTAAAGATTACTGTCGGAGTTCTGGCAGGGCAGATCCTGGTGGGAGTACCGGCAGCGTGGGGATTTGCCAGATATCGTTTTCCGGGAAAAAATCTGCTGTTTATGATCTATGTGGCATTGATGATGATGCCCTTTCAGGTAATGATGCTCAGTAATTATCTGGTTCTGGATCAGATGAAACTTCTGGATCATCTGTGGGGGATTATTCTTCCGGCGGCCTTTTCCACGTTTCCGGTTTTTATCATGTATCGTTTCTTTGAGAGTATTCCGGAGGCACTGATGGAATCTGCGCGGCTGGACGGGGCGGGTGAGCTGCTTATTTTTATCAGAATCGGAATCCCTCTGGGTTCTGCGGGTATCATTTCGGCACTGGTTCTGGGATTTCTGGAATACTGGAATCTGATCGAACAGCCAATGGCATTTCTGAAGACCAAAAGTCTGTGGCCGCTGTCTCTGTACCTTCCACAGATCGATATCTCCCAGACAGGAAAGGCATTTGCGGTATCTGTTCTGGTTCTGATCCCGGCAGTGATTGTTTTTCTGGCAGGGCAGGATTATCTGGAACAAGGGATCATATCCACGGCAATCAAGGAATAG
- a CDS encoding carbohydrate ABC transporter permease, whose product MKINLKEHLSLTEKRNAKSDLLFSRKRNRRRCAAFRNTEKGLAFILPSFAGVCIFWLIPYVDVIRRSFCGAVNGEFVGIENYRTIFANKAFRLAAGNTLRFFGVCVPLLVVLSLIIAVLLAGQKRFTQILKSFFLLPMAIPVASVVLLWRLLFDDQGLWNHLLHMLSVQTTDWMNTGASFYVLVISYIWRNLGYDVVLWMAGLSAIPAALYEAAKVDGAGEWKCFTKITLPNLLPSLFTIVVLSVLNAFKVFREAYLVAGDYPQEKMYLLQHLFNNWYRDLSLDKMSAAAVVTGLVIFLLILGLWKAWGKGGAE is encoded by the coding sequence ATGAAGATTAATTTAAAAGAACACTTATCTTTAACAGAGAAACGGAACGCAAAATCAGATTTGCTGTTTAGTCGGAAACGAAATCGCAGAAGATGTGCAGCTTTCAGAAATACAGAAAAAGGTCTGGCTTTTATTCTTCCGAGTTTTGCAGGTGTCTGCATTTTCTGGCTGATCCCGTATGTGGATGTGATCCGCAGATCTTTTTGCGGGGCAGTGAATGGAGAATTTGTGGGGATAGAGAACTACAGGACGATATTTGCAAACAAAGCGTTTCGTCTGGCAGCAGGCAACACACTTCGGTTCTTCGGAGTGTGTGTGCCGCTGCTGGTGGTATTGTCTCTGATCATAGCAGTCCTGCTTGCAGGGCAGAAAAGATTTACGCAGATTCTGAAAAGTTTCTTTCTTCTGCCAATGGCAATCCCCGTAGCATCAGTGGTACTTCTGTGGAGACTGCTTTTTGACGATCAGGGCTTATGGAATCACCTGCTTCATATGTTATCTGTTCAGACGACTGACTGGATGAATACAGGTGCTTCTTTTTATGTACTGGTGATCAGTTATATATGGAGAAATCTTGGATATGATGTAGTGCTCTGGATGGCAGGATTGTCTGCCATTCCGGCGGCACTTTACGAGGCAGCAAAAGTGGACGGGGCAGGGGAGTGGAAATGTTTTACGAAGATCACACTCCCGAATCTGCTCCCGTCCCTTTTTACGATCGTGGTACTTTCTGTACTCAATGCATTTAAGGTTTTCCGTGAGGCATATCTGGTGGCCGGTGATTATCCGCAGGAAAAAATGTATCTGCTTCAGCATCTGTTTAACAACTGGTACAGGGACCTGTCGCTGGATAAGATGTCGGCTGCGGCAGTGGTGACCGGACTGGTGATTTTTCTGCTGATCCTGGGATTGTGGAAAGCCTGGGGGAAAGGCGGGGCAGAATGA
- a CDS encoding ABC transporter substrate-binding protein, producing MRKIKRWKQGIAVAGVIALTGSLLAGCGGADGKNSGSKGETGSSNQAGNADTADLVNVNTDNSDGKKTKDESAKAMGRFLENDLTVPENSQFLRDVKVLDSGALRMVYYSTADNCYYAADSADNGETWTNGKSLEELLGLKENLGEYISVVSAAADGSIFVGADLSPDRDNENAQTTADSGEEDSAYDNLKMEFFYLSPDGNVQKVDTGDTIQSSYTFQACFTENGTVLIVDPGNGVAEINPSDGSLVRRYEEGIRVDFIGTAGKMLFTIQDQTLHGYDLDTGKPLDNISALTEQIQSDEQDVNWTTTSSFPLMFLKGDEDNSLFYIDHTGVYRYVLGGSTVEQIIDGSLTSLSSPDTGTVAWGQDSDGNFYVGCNAGEDIRIYSYVYSKDTPTTPDTELTVYSLKDSNFIKQAAVLFQKKYPDIYVNIEAGMSGDDSVTDTDALKVLNTEIMAGTGPDVLLLDGISEDTYIERGMLEDLSGVLKDEDILPNIKDAYTKEDGSIYTMPVKFGIPMIEGNKDIIAGITDLTTEADAAESQKDSYGKLKFFSSFSISPSGMIQGTIDNSTSAWMNEDGTLKEDALKEYLEQVNRIWQTQKDAIEETKKAYQMGDDWANSDRSGYTNIAGSITDLLVKVNTVAAGGLLSPEGLVYLDSAKKVDPDLDYRLLNGQSENCFYPRSIVGISAKASEKEAAEKFVKFLFEEESQRASNDEGLAVNSKVYEDMAYWKMGKSSGDTIGSIGTSYDTGDGNIKQLEMDEIIPEDEAIQNIMDLGKILTVPAKSNQIIRNAVTESGEKYLNGETGLDDAVKEIMQEVNLYLSE from the coding sequence ATGAGAAAAATAAAAAGGTGGAAACAGGGAATCGCCGTTGCCGGAGTGATCGCACTTACCGGCAGCCTGCTTGCCGGATGTGGCGGTGCAGATGGAAAAAATTCCGGAAGCAAAGGAGAAACAGGAAGCAGCAATCAGGCAGGGAATGCAGATACAGCAGATCTTGTGAATGTAAATACCGACAATTCAGATGGTAAAAAAACAAAAGATGAGAGCGCAAAAGCAATGGGACGTTTTCTGGAAAATGATCTTACAGTACCTGAAAACAGCCAGTTTCTGAGAGATGTCAAAGTACTCGACTCAGGTGCATTGCGCATGGTTTATTACAGTACAGCAGATAACTGTTATTATGCAGCAGATTCTGCAGATAATGGAGAAACCTGGACGAATGGAAAAAGTCTGGAAGAACTGTTGGGGCTTAAGGAGAATCTGGGAGAATATATCAGCGTTGTTTCTGCAGCAGCGGATGGAAGTATATTTGTCGGGGCAGATCTGTCTCCTGACAGGGACAATGAAAATGCACAGACAACAGCCGACAGTGGGGAAGAGGATTCTGCGTATGACAACCTGAAAATGGAATTTTTCTATCTTTCCCCTGATGGAAATGTACAGAAAGTTGATACCGGAGATACGATTCAGTCTTCCTATACATTTCAGGCATGTTTCACAGAGAATGGGACAGTTCTTATCGTAGATCCAGGCAATGGCGTAGCAGAGATCAATCCTTCAGATGGAAGTCTGGTGAGAAGATATGAGGAAGGAATCCGTGTTGATTTTATCGGAACAGCAGGAAAAATGTTGTTTACCATTCAGGATCAGACTCTTCACGGATATGATCTGGATACTGGAAAACCACTGGACAATATCAGCGCGCTTACAGAGCAGATCCAGTCTGATGAGCAGGATGTCAACTGGACAACAACCAGCAGTTTTCCGCTTATGTTCTTAAAGGGAGATGAGGATAACAGCCTTTTTTATATTGATCATACCGGTGTTTACAGATATGTTCTGGGAGGCAGCACAGTGGAACAGATAATCGATGGTTCCTTGACTTCGCTCAGTTCACCGGATACAGGAACTGTAGCATGGGGACAGGACAGCGATGGAAATTTCTATGTGGGCTGTAATGCAGGCGAGGATATCAGAATTTATTCCTATGTATATTCCAAAGATACCCCAACGACACCGGATACAGAGCTGACAGTTTATTCCCTGAAAGACAGTAACTTCATAAAACAGGCAGCAGTGCTTTTCCAGAAAAAATATCCGGATATTTATGTGAATATTGAGGCGGGAATGTCAGGAGATGATTCCGTCACAGATACGGATGCGCTGAAAGTGCTCAATACAGAGATCATGGCCGGAACAGGACCGGATGTTCTGCTGCTGGATGGAATTTCAGAGGATACCTATATAGAGAGAGGAATGCTGGAGGATTTAAGCGGGGTATTAAAAGACGAAGATATCCTGCCAAATATCAAAGATGCATATACAAAAGAGGATGGAAGCATTTATACCATGCCTGTCAAGTTCGGCATTCCGATGATAGAGGGAAATAAGGATATCATCGCCGGAATTACGGATCTGACAACAGAGGCTGATGCAGCGGAAAGCCAGAAAGACAGCTATGGAAAACTGAAATTTTTCAGCTCTTTTTCCATATCACCGTCCGGGATGATACAGGGAACCATAGACAATAGTACATCGGCATGGATGAACGAGGACGGAACCCTCAAAGAAGATGCACTGAAAGAATATCTGGAGCAGGTAAACAGGATCTGGCAGACTCAGAAGGATGCGATAGAAGAGACAAAGAAAGCTTACCAGATGGGTGATGACTGGGCGAATTCAGATCGTTCCGGATATACAAATATTGCAGGATCGATAACGGATCTGCTTGTAAAAGTCAATACAGTGGCGGCAGGCGGTCTGCTTTCACCGGAGGGTCTGGTGTATCTGGATTCTGCAAAAAAAGTAGATCCGGATCTGGATTACAGACTTCTGAACGGACAAAGCGAGAATTGTTTCTATCCAAGGAGCATTGTGGGAATCAGTGCAAAGGCATCTGAAAAAGAAGCGGCAGAGAAGTTCGTAAAGTTCCTGTTTGAAGAGGAATCCCAGAGAGCAAGCAATGATGAAGGACTGGCTGTAAACAGCAAGGTTTATGAAGATATGGCTTACTGGAAAATGGGAAAATCCAGTGGAGATACCATTGGCTCGATCGGAACCTCTTATGATACGGGAGATGGTAATATCAAACAGCTTGAGATGGACGAGATCATTCCGGAAGATGAAGCAATACAGAACATCATGGATCTGGGAAAAATACTTACTGTACCTGCAAAGAGTAATCAGATCATCCGAAATGCAGTAACGGAATCCGGTGAGAAATACCTCAATGGAGAAACGGGGCTGGATGATGCTGTGAAAGAGATCATGCAGGAAGTAAATCTGTATTTATCTGAATAA
- a CDS encoding response regulator transcription factor: protein MKILLIEDDRELAESMRFQLEKEGYETDICDDGEEGLYYMKERSHDLVILDRMLPSMDGITVLQEARKNHVSTPVIMLTALGELQDKLTGLKGGADDYMVKPFAFEELLARIQCMVRRPGRWEDTAVLSLGDLIFDPESGRLEGNGKECTLSKREGALLELMLRNAGQTLPREVILNRVWGADSEVEDGNLDNYIHFLRRRLKSVRSTLNLKTVRGIGYRLEN from the coding sequence ATGAAAATTTTACTGATAGAGGATGACAGGGAACTGGCAGAGAGCATGAGATTTCAGCTCGAAAAAGAAGGCTATGAGACAGATATCTGCGATGACGGAGAAGAAGGGCTTTATTATATGAAAGAACGAAGCCATGATCTGGTGATCCTGGACCGGATGCTCCCGTCCATGGATGGCATCACTGTTTTGCAGGAAGCCAGAAAGAATCATGTTTCCACACCGGTGATCATGCTGACTGCACTGGGGGAATTACAGGATAAACTGACCGGACTGAAAGGCGGCGCAGATGACTATATGGTGAAGCCGTTTGCCTTCGAAGAACTTCTGGCAAGAATACAGTGCATGGTTCGAAGACCCGGAAGATGGGAGGACACGGCAGTATTATCGCTCGGAGATCTTATTTTTGATCCCGAAAGCGGCAGACTGGAAGGAAACGGAAAGGAATGTACCCTTTCCAAACGGGAAGGAGCACTTCTGGAGCTGATGCTTCGAAACGCCGGTCAGACACTTCCGAGAGAGGTAATCCTCAACCGTGTCTGGGGAGCAGACAGCGAGGTGGAGGATGGAAATCTTGATAATTATATTCATTTTCTGAGGCGAAGATTAAAAAGTGTCAGAAGTACACTGAACCTGAAAACCGTCCGGGGAATTGGATATCGGCTGGAAAATTAG
- a CDS encoding sensor histidine kinase: protein MFRRLHIQMTFFSALIIGIVIFIMTTACNFIAENSTRQNAWNTFQNNAISCISHLETQSIISSDWILQAEKNYDISMDIRDNGNSLYLKKLQTDSLDETIFRKAEEISAASYALDLSNPGAVSKLTKRIFFQMKDFYVSTALIPKSHGTVSMIILYSLDSVKHRILLQRLAFSGAAFLAILALSICSWFFTGRMITPLEKSRQEQTEFIAAASHELRSPLAVILSGISAMKKADPKEQGHFLSVIEKEGTRMSLLINDMLSLSNADNHSWKMHPVFCELDTLLLDTYEKYEPLMQDHHMKFFIELPEEEIPSCPCDPERISQVLGILLDNAISYVPENGKIILSLSQTETHFLIRVKDNGPGIPDFAKTSVFRRFYQADSARNNRQHFGLGLCIAYEIISLHKGTISVLDTPGGGSTFQISLPLA from the coding sequence ATGTTTCGCAGACTTCATATTCAAATGACTTTTTTCTCTGCTCTGATCATTGGCATCGTCATTTTTATTATGACAACTGCCTGTAATTTCATCGCAGAAAACAGCACACGCCAGAATGCGTGGAATACCTTTCAGAACAACGCCATCTCCTGTATCTCTCATCTGGAAACGCAGAGTATCATCAGCAGTGACTGGATTTTGCAGGCAGAAAAAAATTATGATATTTCCATGGATATCAGAGACAACGGAAATTCTCTTTATCTGAAAAAACTACAGACGGATTCTCTGGATGAAACGATTTTCCGGAAGGCAGAAGAAATCTCTGCTGCTTCCTATGCACTTGATCTTTCCAATCCCGGTGCGGTCAGTAAACTGACAAAACGGATCTTTTTTCAGATGAAAGATTTCTATGTTTCCACTGCTCTGATCCCCAAGAGCCACGGAACCGTCAGTATGATCATCCTGTATTCCCTGGATTCTGTAAAACACAGGATTCTGTTACAGAGACTTGCATTCTCCGGCGCAGCTTTTCTGGCAATTCTGGCTCTGAGTATCTGTTCCTGGTTCTTTACCGGAAGAATGATCACTCCCCTGGAAAAAAGCAGGCAGGAACAGACCGAATTTATCGCTGCTGCCTCCCATGAGCTTCGCTCCCCTCTGGCAGTAATCCTGTCCGGAATCTCTGCCATGAAAAAGGCAGATCCGAAAGAACAGGGACATTTTCTTTCAGTCATAGAAAAAGAAGGGACACGAATGTCCCTCCTGATAAATGATATGCTCTCTCTGTCAAATGCAGATAACCATTCCTGGAAAATGCATCCGGTTTTCTGTGAACTGGATACTTTACTTCTGGATACCTACGAAAAGTATGAACCCCTGATGCAGGACCACCATATGAAATTTTTCATTGAACTTCCGGAAGAGGAAATCCCTTCCTGTCCCTGTGACCCGGAAAGGATCAGTCAGGTGCTTGGAATCCTTCTTGACAATGCCATCAGTTATGTCCCCGAAAACGGGAAAATTATTCTTTCCCTTTCACAGACCGAAACGCACTTTCTTATCCGCGTCAAAGACAACGGACCCGGTATTCCGGATTTTGCCAAGACTTCTGTTTTCCGGCGTTTTTACCAGGCAGATTCTGCCAGAAATAACAGGCAGCATTTTGGTCTGGGACTGTGTATTGCGTATGAGATCATTTCACTTCATAAAGGAACAATCTCTGTACTGGATACCCCGGGCGGTGGTTCTACTTTTCAGATTTCTCTGCCGTTAGCATAA
- a CDS encoding DUF3990 domain-containing protein: MLELKDGFVLYHGSYCEVKEPDLAKCAKRKDFGQGFYLTTSKEQAESFLRTSIVKAIATGTIEEGQKYGYISTFEFKLSENLETHIFENADVDWLHCIAAHRKKKMFIEVEREMARYDIIAGKIADDATNATLTAYLAGVFGTAGDKEADDFCIRQLLPNKLKDQYCFKTEAAIRCLKFVKGEKIWLR; this comes from the coding sequence GTGCTTGAGTTAAAAGATGGATTTGTTCTCTATCATGGAAGTTATTGTGAAGTAAAAGAGCCAGATCTTGCCAAATGTGCAAAGAGAAAAGATTTTGGGCAGGGATTTTATTTAACCACATCCAAGGAGCAGGCAGAAAGTTTTCTGAGAACCTCGATAGTCAAAGCAATCGCAACCGGAACAATTGAAGAGGGACAGAAGTATGGATATATTTCAACTTTTGAATTCAAACTTTCAGAAAATCTTGAAACGCATATTTTTGAAAATGCAGATGTAGACTGGTTACATTGCATTGCCGCTCATCGAAAGAAAAAAATGTTCATCGAAGTTGAACGTGAAATGGCAAGGTATGATATCATTGCAGGAAAGATTGCGGATGATGCAACAAACGCTACCCTTACTGCTTACCTTGCCGGGGTTTTCGGGACAGCAGGCGATAAGGAAGCAGACGATTTCTGCATCAGACAGTTGCTGCCCAATAAACTAAAAGATCAATATTGCTTCAAAACAGAAGCCGCTATTAGGTGTCTGAAATTTGTGAAAGGTGAGAAGATATGGCTGAGGTAA
- a CDS encoding DUF3791 domain-containing protein, producing the protein MSEKTEITFMQTRLIRLASEEWHLPVEQIIHLFKEADVLGYIEKCYGIFHCEGDEAVLEDITEFLEGKGIKISA; encoded by the coding sequence ATGAGTGAGAAAACAGAGATTACTTTCATGCAAACAAGACTAATCCGGCTTGCTTCAGAAGAGTGGCATTTACCTGTTGAACAGATTATCCACTTGTTTAAAGAAGCTGATGTTCTTGGATATATAGAAAAATGCTATGGGATTTTTCATTGTGAAGGTGATGAAGCTGTGCTTGAAGACATTACAGAATTTCTGGAAGGAAAGGGGATAAAGATTAGTGCTTGA
- a CDS encoding helix-turn-helix domain-containing protein, which translates to MGVSYNRLWKMLINKNMKRIEMQYLTGISGNILARMGKNQYVSMETIEKICKKLDCTVDEMMEFTDDE; encoded by the coding sequence ATGGGCGTAAGTTATAACAGGTTATGGAAAATGCTCATAAATAAAAATATGAAGCGGATAGAGATGCAGTACCTCACCGGGATCAGTGGAAACATTCTTGCCAGGATGGGAAAAAACCAGTATGTATCAATGGAGACGATTGAGAAGATTTGCAAGAAACTGGACTGCACCGTTGATGAGATGATGGAATTTACAGATGATGAGTAA
- a CDS encoding alpha/beta fold hydrolase: protein MMMSYDSDPKEYARLAGFGYRMLAEAIKADLAYHISCPALLICGEKDKAGSAQSYNKKWHQREGLPLKWIKNAGHNSNTDQPDEVNRLIEKFISEVDRRGVPR from the coding sequence ATGATGATGTCCTATGATTCAGATCCTAAAGAATATGCAAGGCTTGCTGGTTTTGGTTACAGAATGCTTGCTGAGGCAATCAAAGCAGATTTGGCATATCATATCAGTTGTCCGGCACTTCTTATCTGTGGCGAAAAAGATAAAGCGGGCTCAGCCCAAAGCTACAATAAAAAATGGCATCAGAGAGAAGGTTTACCGCTTAAATGGATAAAGAATGCTGGTCATAATTCCAATACGGACCAGCCGGATGAAGTAAACAGACTGATAGAAAAATTTATCAGCGAGGTAGATAGGAGAGGAGTGCCCCGATGA
- a CDS encoding YczE/YyaS/YitT family protein, translating to MNSLGVSLITKASLVTSPITSIPYVLSLSFPFTLGNFTIFFSVFLILLQLLILRKNFKLEHVLQIPISIIFGYFIDLTMLLFTWVNPQTYIMKIVYLLIGCLILGFGVYMEVLADVVMLPGESFVRAIVLTWRTNFGTTKICFDVSMAVIAAVLSFVFTGHLNGVREGTIIAALLVGFVARVLGKKLASV from the coding sequence GTGAACTCACTTGGTGTTAGTTTGATCACCAAGGCAAGTCTCGTAACCTCACCAATCACATCGATTCCGTATGTATTAAGCTTAAGTTTTCCGTTTACGTTGGGAAACTTTACGATTTTTTTCAGCGTATTTTTGATCTTACTGCAGTTGCTGATCCTGCGTAAAAATTTTAAACTGGAACATGTTTTGCAGATACCGATATCCATTATCTTTGGATATTTCATCGATCTGACCATGCTTCTGTTTACATGGGTAAATCCACAGACATACATTATGAAAATCGTATATCTTCTGATTGGGTGTCTGATCCTTGGATTTGGTGTGTACATGGAAGTGCTGGCAGACGTTGTAATGTTGCCGGGAGAATCTTTTGTCCGAGCAATCGTTCTGACATGGAGAACCAACTTTGGTACGACAAAAATCTGCTTTGACGTTTCCATGGCAGTGATCGCAGCAGTCCTGTCTTTTGTATTTACCGGACATCTCAATGGTGTGCGTGAGGGTACGATCATTGCGGCACTTCTGGTTGGATTTGTTGCCAGAGTTCTTGGTAAGAAACTTGCATCTGTCTGA
- a CDS encoding MarR family winged helix-turn-helix transcriptional regulator yields MDISLHYLTMANQMLIQKRLLERVKASGLTLGQPKVLDYLKNHDGASQKEIAAGCFIEAGSLTSILNRMEEKGLIERRMLNGNRRTFHIFMTESGKKSQKLVEEAFVEIEEAAWKDISPEEAEAFMKIYHKIYSNLSETGCEETGKEGRNK; encoded by the coding sequence ATGGACATATCATTGCATTATCTGACAATGGCTAACCAGATGCTGATTCAGAAGAGGCTTCTGGAGCGGGTGAAGGCTTCGGGGCTTACGCTTGGACAGCCGAAGGTTCTGGATTATCTTAAAAATCATGATGGAGCCAGTCAGAAGGAAATCGCAGCGGGTTGTTTTATTGAGGCAGGGTCTCTGACTTCAATTTTGAATCGCATGGAAGAGAAAGGTTTGATCGAGCGGCGTATGCTCAATGGAAACAGAAGGACTTTTCATATTTTCATGACAGAATCCGGGAAAAAAAGCCAGAAGCTTGTGGAAGAAGCTTTTGTGGAGATTGAGGAGGCTGCATGGAAAGATATTTCTCCAGAAGAAGCAGAGGCTTTTATGAAGATTTATCATAAAATTTACAGTAATCTGTCTGAGACAGGCTGCGAAGAAACAGGGAAAGAAGGAAGGAACAAATGA